The DNA region CGGTGaaggacggcagcagcaacaacaaaccGAGGCAGACGTACAGGAAGACCGTGCATGCTGCTGGCGTGAGGGCGTCGGACGTGAGCCgtgccgtggctgctgtgcgtcCGGACCTCGCGGACGTGTCGTtccgccgcgcgcgccgcatGGCCTGCATTGCGAGCCGCACGGCGaaggtggctgctgcgcgcaaGGCCCGCTCCGAGAAGATCAAGTTTTCACGCAAGTCCGTGCGCGCGAAGCGCCACTaggccgcgcgtgcgcgtgccgctgccggactGCGAGGCGCCAGCCGATTCGCTTGCGttgcttctctcctttttcttcgcaTTGcgcgttttgtttttgtgttttATCATTCCCCGCCTTCGCAAAACACGCGTcgtctcttcgccgccgcgctcgtgcgcggcatcgccgtcggctgCGAGTGACGGAGACAGGCGCGATGTGAGTTGAGGCGAAGccgcaagaaaaaaaaaatatgtATGCGAGCGCGAGGGCGAGCGGGCTCGGACACCCTCCTGCCCAGActgcagcgtgcgctgccgtcaTCGCAAGGATGGggaggcggcagctgtgTCGAGTCCGATGGcattgtgcgcgtgtgtccgagtggcgccgacgccgcgcctCCACCTGCGCTCCTCTTGTTGGTACTCCCAAGCTCCGTCGTAGGTGCTGCGTCGTTGCTGTGAGCGATGCGATGAGGGTGTGGGGTGTATTCGAGCGTGCCACTGTGAAGCGGGTGCAACGCCAGTGATTGTTGGCTCACAcaggcgcgcacgtgcgcataTGTATAGCTGTACGCTCACGCGCACCCGGCTTGCCGGCGGCGTttccgcgcagcgccagcttgTTTCGAcgactgcgctgctgcctggtGCCCTGCATGTTAGTGGAGTAGCTGATTTCTCGCTTGTGCGCCGTCGTTTCTCACCTGTCTTCACGTATTCTCGTGCACTCGGTCTctcgcaccgctgcctgtCGCTCACCCGACATGTCATCTGTGTTCGGTGCTGGAGGTTTCACGACTCGCGTGAGTCGGCATAATTGCCTCGGTACGAGGTGACCCGATCTCTTGTTTGCTGTTtacgcaccgccgcctcttaATTTGGCGTTTAGCACTTCACCTCGCCATTGCGCTTTCCAGGCTTTGCTCGCTGCTTCGGGGGCACTACTCCGCGCAGACTCGAGGAGGTCGTGGTGGCACATCACACAACACAGGCGAGTGCGCACCtacgcagacacagacacactaTCCTTTAGCACTGCTCACGCGAGCAAGCGAGGGAGCCTACCAGGAGCTCTTTCTGTTCGCGCTGCGCTGTCCGCGTGCCGCTCGCTCACCTCTTGCGTTGCCCACGCTTTCACTATCCTGGGCAGCGCGTTGCACATAAACCGTAGAGGTGCATTCCTACGGCCCGACACACTCGCAGACAAGCAGCAAGACAGCACTCTCTCGCCTGAGCCTGTGTGACTGTTTCTCACACATCCTTTGGTGATGATGCCCCTCACCCTTGTGGATGCCTATGCGCTGGCGCTGAGGACGCTGGACCCCGCCGCGTGGGAGCTGTTTGGCGCACTGGAAGATCGCATTCTACACTCAGCCGCATTTCTGCTCGGCCGCGTGGAGCTGACCGCCTTGCGCCCAGCAGTGAAGGACAGTGCAACGGCTCTTtcacgcaccgccgcctcatGCGTGCAGCCGACCGTGACGTCTGGGGTGCGCGACGCGGAGGGGACGGATATCGCATCGGTGTCGGCGGAGATGCTTCGTTACCTGCGCGAGACGCTCCAagcaggcgctgctcacACATTCCAGACAAGGCTCGACTCACCAACGACGTCGGCGCCCGCACGTCTCGTGAAGGATCTGtcacgcgtgcgtgagcaGGTCGCCTCAGCGCAGTCGCCGTCTTCGTCTTCGCGCTGTCCTGGACTCGTACTCGCGGAGCTGAGCATCTTATGCCAAACCGTCCTAGCGTTGTCGGCGCTGTGGATGAGCACAAAATTTTGGGCAACGCTGTGTGAAAGCTCCACGCTGAGCGCCCTCGTCGCTTGCTtcctccgtctctcctcGCCACCGAGCAAGGACGAAACCGTAGCCGCCTCGTACCTACAATGCGGCACCGTGGGGCCAGTGGCAAGCGCCGAGCGGGGTCCGTGCACAGATGATGCTCCGGACGTCGTTCCGATGGAGCCGGCGAACGCGGACCAGTTGTGCCTCGCCTCCACACCGCCGTCCTCATCCTTGGCACCTGTGCCCTTAGAGCAGCGCTCTTGCGAGGAGACTTGCAGTGCGCAGGCAGGGGTCGCTGGTGGGCTTGAGGGCGGtgctgcctgtgtgtctAGCGAGATCATCAACGGCTACGAAGACATATCGTGCAGCCCGCTGGCTCCCATGACGTGGCTCGACGGCAATGTTGCGGATGCGGCGGAGTCGCTGGCGAGGGACATCGAGGACGTCGAGATAATTTTGCTCCGCTGCAGCGAGTACGCGGTTCCCGTGTGAAGGCGCTCTTTCGTGTGCTTCGATTAGAGGCGGGAGACATGCGTGCAGGTGACgccgtgcatgtgtgcctgtgtgcctgtgtgcatgtggTGGTGCACTGATGACTGGCAGTCCGCTCTCCTCAGTAGCGGGGTGCAGTGGCAACAATTTTTGCCGGTCCTCTTTCCAGAGAGCGTGCAGTCTCTCGCGAGGTTAGAGGGGCGCCACGGACAGTCCCTCGTTGATCGGCGAGCGCGAGATGCTCGGCGTTTCTTCAACAAGTGCTGCAACCTTTCGTGAGGGAGCTCTGTCCGCGGCACATGAGAAAGATGTGCCTTTAACCAGCGAACTGTAGGATGGGCTGTGCGATGATGCTGAGGAGGTCGTCGACAGGCCAACAGCTTCTTGCCGCCCGCTTTCAAAGCAGGTGccgtaaaaaaaaaaaaacagaagcgGGCAGAGACGTGGCGGCAACACCTCCGCGCAGGCGGCCGCCTTGCTTCCTTGCCAACTAAACGAGCTGGCAGAAGACGGCAAGCGTGGGAAAGGGCtggagcgagggaggagcaACGAGCGTTACTTTTTCCTGCGATGGTGCTGCTCTCGCGGCGGTGCCCGATAGCTCGCTgccacccccgcctccctcaccctctcGCCATCACTAACACATCGCTTTTTCCCCCCCTCTCTGAGCCGCGCTTCTCGCAGAACGGGCCTGTGCGTGCGGACCGGCTTGCTACTTCTCACGCAAGGATAAGAGCGCAGAAAGCCAATCTCGGAGCCATGCGCGCCCgtgtgtccctctctctctttgggCGCGCTTGGTTGGCCGGGCACTGGAGTCCTGTTTTGTGAGCTTGACATCCTTTCTGTTTCGCTTAGCCGCCTCACTTCTCTCTGGCTCTCCAcctcttttctctcgtcctttctttcctctcacgcgtgctgtgcgccaCTCCCACACGcatcgcgctgctgctccgtgcATCCCTCACGCTCGTCTCCTCTCTGTGAcccccgcccgccgcgcgccgACAGAACTGCGCACGAATCATGTCGCACTCTGTCGATCTCCAGTGGATCCTGGTCCGCCAGAACAGCCGCTTCCTGCAGAAGCGCGGCGGCATTCGCATGAGCAACGACCCGttcaacaacaacggcaactGGACGAAGCGCCACTGCGGCTTCCTGAACGAGAAGGCTGCTGTTGTGAAGCCGGCGAAGGGTGGTGCGATCTGCGTGACGGTGaaggacggcagcagcaacaacaaaccGAGGCAGACGTACAGGAAGACCGTGCATGCTGCTGGCGTGAGGGCGTCGGACGTGAGCCgtgccgtggctgctgtgcgtcCGGACCTCGCGGACGTGTCGTtccgccgcgcgcgccgcatGGCCTGCATTGCGAGCCGCACGGCGaaggtggctgctgcgcgcaaGGCCCGCTCCGAGAAGATCAAGTTTTCACGCAAGTCCGTGCGCGCGAAGCGCCACTaggccgcgcgtgcgcgtgccgctgccggactGCGAGGCGCCAGCCGATTCGCTTGCGttgcttctctcctttttcttcgcaTTGcgcgttttgtttttgtgttttATCATTCCCCGCCTTCGCAAAACACGCGTcgtctcttcgccgccgcgctcgtgcgcggcatcgccgtcggctgCGAGTGACGGAGACAGGCGCGATGTGAGTTGAGGCGAAGccgcaagaaaaaaaaaatatgtATGCGAGCGCGAGGGCGAGCGGGCTCGGACACCCTCCTGCCCAGActgcagcgtgcgctgccgtcaTCGCAAGGATGGggaggcggcagctgtgTCGAGTCCGATGGcattgtgcgcgtgtgtccgagtggcgccgacgccgcgcctCCACCTGCGCTCCTCTTGTTGGTACTCCCAAGCTCCGTCGTAGGTGCTGCGTCGTTGCTGTGAGCGATGCGATGAGGGTCGGCGTGGGTGAGGTGCCGGGGCATGTAGTGATGCAGGAGGGACTTCGTTGGTGGGTAATCGCCTCCTTCACGTGACGTCTTAGGGCAGCCGCTGATGCGAAGCtgagaggaggggtggggcaAGGAAAGGACTGCTTGCCGTGTTCTGCCATCAAACCGATCGATGCTGCTGTTGGGTGCCCATGCGCGTCGCCGGCACTCTTGCACTCGCCGGTGCGGACTGTTTCTTGGCTATGTGCTTGtcgtgcctctctctcacttTCTTCACGTCTCCCTTGTCGGTGTTTGTGCTCTTTCTTTGGTTTTTGGATGCCCGCATGCCGCTCTTCACTGACGGGACGGCCGCTCGCGCGACGCCTCTGTGGCGGCCTTTGGATGTCGGATGCCGACGCCCTACAaatggcggcgccgttctACGTGAACACCGCACCCAACTCTATCCTCTTGTGCGACGCGTCACGCATCACCGGCtgaaacacgcgcacacacataaattcgtgtgcgcgcgtcttcTGCTCGCGCATACGTTCTTCTGAGCATCGGCACAGTCCTCGTTGCAGGGTTGGCTTATTGTTCTCCTCGTCTCCTCTTGTGTTGTTTGAGTCGCCTGGTAAAGTCTCTCTaccgttttttttctgttccTTGCTTGACTTCTGTTATTTCTGGCGAGCGCTTCGGCCattgctcctcctcctctaccctgcctctccctcactcagtctctctttctctgtgagtgtgtgtgcgccgtcgctgcggtggtggctgctgctggcgtctCTCACGCGTTTAGGTTTGCTTGATAGGAAGCGGAGGCGGTCGGCGCTGTCGTCCGGTGGAGCGAGACGTAGCTGGACATAAAGGGACACTTCATCTCtcatctctttttttttcgtcgctTCTGTGGCTTTTCGCGTGATATCAAGCGACGAGGCACTGacgagagcacacacacacacacacgtacatacTCGCAGTCACGCACAGGAGGCCGCACACTCGTTGCTGAAAAGCCCTGATGCGACTGAAGAACACGGCGCTATGCTGCGCGTTTGCGTGGTCGCCGGCGGTGTTGGGCAAcccgcccctcctcgccaccgcgtcTTACAGCGGTGCCATGGACGAGAActtcagcagcgacgccttTCTTGAGATTCGCCTCGTGGACGTGAAGGTGACGGACGACACGGAGCTGCCTGTTGTCgggcgtgtgcggctgccggaTCGCGCACATCGCGTCGACTGGTCTCCGTACGCCGGGCCGCAGGGCATCATCGGTGTCTCGTGCGGCAACGGCTGTGTATACATCTTCTCCGCTGCAGAGGTGCTCGCCGCCGGCCCgaatggcggcggcgaggaggtgagTGATCACCCGCGCGGACTGCTGTGGATGGTGCGCGAGCACGCGGGCTCGGCCGTGCGCGGTTTCCACTTCAACCCTTCGAAGCCGCACTTTttcgccaccggcgccgacgatggCGTGTGGCGCGTGTGGACGCTTCAGGATggcgccaccggcggtgtgtgtgcgccaacGAAGGTGGCTGTCATCTCGAACGTGCCGAACAGCGGCGCCATTGTCCACCTTCAGTGGCACCCCAAATACGCCCACATCTTTGCCACAGCCACCGTGAACGGCGTGGTGAACGTGTGGAACCTGAAGATGGCCACCcgcgtgacggcgctgaACGTGTCCAAGGCATCACACGGGGCACAGATCACCGCCATCGCTTGGAACCCGACGGCTGCGACGCAGCTCGTTGTTGGACTCGACGACGGACATCCAGTGTTGCAGGTGTGGGACCTTCGCACCggggtggtgccgctgcgcgagatgAGCGGACATACCGGCGGCATCACCGGCCTCGCTTGGAGCGAGCAGGAGTCGTCGATGGTGGCATCatgcggcggtgatggccgCACCATGTGGTGGGACCCGAACACTGGCAAGAAGCTGGGTGAGCTACAGCCAGTGGGGCAGTACCTCGTCGACGTGCAGTGGTGCCCGGTACTGCCGGCCGTCATCGCGACGTCGTCTTTTGCACCGCTTCTATGCGTGTCGACGGCGCAGGACGTCTCCAGCACCGGTGGCGACAAGCTCGGTGCGGTGCCCAAGTGGCTCAACAAACCGTGCGGCGCCTCGGTCAACATGTCCCTCGCCGTTGCCTCCCTCGCCCCTGGCACCGAGCATGACATTGTGCTTTCGAGCCTGAACTGCGTGCCAATGAGCCCGCACACGACGGAGGACCAGCGCATGTTCGAGCGGCTGGCCGAGTTCCCGCGCGGGTCGCCGGAGCGGACGCAGTGGCTGCGCGACACCCATCATGAGCTCCTTGCggccttctccagcgcgcAGAACTCGCGCCAACCCATACTTGACTTCCTCAACGAGGGCGTCGCCTCCGAGAAAGGCGGCGCGGGCGCTGGCTCCGGGAGGccgggcgaggaggacgatgaCCCATTCACCGCCATCTCGCACGAGAACCAGAAGAGGTACGAGGACCGCACCTCGGAGCTCATCGTGAGCGGCAAGATCGAGGAGGCCGTGGACCTGTGCATGGACGAGCATTGCTTCGACGACGCGTTTGCCATCGCCTTCCTCAGCGGCGGGGAGATGGTGCGCAAGGTGCACCAGCGCTACATCGCGcatgtcgccgccgtcagcccGCAAAAGAGGCATGTGCTCTACGCTGGTGCCATCGCCTCCGGTGATTTCCGCCCTCTTATTCAGGCCAACGTGCCGTGGAAGGAGGTGNNNNNNNNNNNNNNNNNNNNNNNNNNNNNNNNNNNNNNNNNNNNNNNNNNNNNNNNNNNNNNNNNNNNNNNNNNNNNNNNNNNNNNNNNNNNNNNNNNNNTGGCCGCTGCGGAAGAGCGACGAGTGcgggagctgcaggagcagaagcaggcgcaggcacaggcacaacCGATagccccgcagcagcagcagcatcagctgGAGCGGCCACCGATGCCGAGCCACGGCACTCCGCAGCCACCGGCAATGCCGCCACAGACGCAGTACCACGTGAACCCCATGGCGATACCAGGGcaaccgcagccgccgcagtcTGGCTACCTGCCAGCCGCTGGCTACATGCCGCCCATGggtgcaccggcggcggcttcgcagccgccacagcagcctcAGCACCCACCAAGCCTTCTTCCCCACAAATCAGCCACCGGCGGActcccgccaccaccgggTGGTAGCGCGCCTCTGCGACCGCCACTGATGcctggtgccggtgccgcgccaccaccgccgtcgcacgGGCCGTCTGTGTACGGCAACGCGACACCGGTGAGCAATAGCGTGAACGGTGCTCCTgtagcggcgtcgccgatcGGGCCGCACGCACCGCCCGCTGGCGGTGCCTCGATGGGGATGAGTGCATCGGACACCAGCCCGTTCTCCCCGAGCGCACTCCCGCCCAGCCGCACAAACCCGCTCCCGGCTGCACCGAACGGAGTTGTCGGCCAGCCGAAGCCGCGACTTATGCCGCACCCAGTTTCTTCCTACTCATCGATGCGAACGCCGACCACTGGCGCCGCCCcagtcgccgctgcacctcctccgccgggACCGCCGTCGTCTTCCGGCGCTATGGCCTCCCAGGCGTCATCGCAGCCGGGGTCGTTGTACAGCGTGACGGCCCCACCGACACAGCCGCCAGCGACACAGTCGTCACCCTACCAAAAagggccaccaccaccgtcgcagCGCTCAGATGCCGTTTTCGGCGGAGGTGCGCCATCGATGATGAAGCCGCAGCCCCCGCCGCCTGTCCTTCCGCGGCCCGCGAtgggcagcgcaccgccaccgccgcctcagTCATCGGCTTCCGGCGCCGAGTACCCAGCCTCCTTGCTCGCTTCCGTGAGTCCTGCCCAGTTCGCGTCCCCGCTGCACGGTCAGCTGGTGCAGCGTCTGCAGCAGATCATCCCCGCCATCGCGGACCCACGCCGGCGcacggcggtggagcaggcggcggtggaggtgattcgccagctgcagcaaggGATGCTGCCGGAGGAGCTCGTGCACATGTTGGTACACTTTTGCGCGAACGCCGGCACGCCGAGCGCGACTCAGGCGTGGACGCAGTTGGCGCAGCGGTACGCGGGTGCCGTTCAGGCCTTTGCGAACCTTTCCTATCTgtgagcagcgcgccggcTCGTCTTACCACGCCGCCCCCACTCCTCCTGCCTCTGCGTTTTATATGCGGCAAGTCTGTGCCTTTGTCGTGCAGTGTCGGCGTATTTACAGCTGTTGACGAggaggctgcagcgcgtATGAGTATGGACGCGCTCTGGAGAAGGCTGAACTCGGGCGGAAGAGTCacgtgtttttttttgtgggggggcgggggcgtgCGAGGGAGGAAGGCAAAGAACGCTCTGTGGCTGCAGAGCTCTTTTTCTGCCGTCTCCGGACTTCTCATACCTGCGGCCGTCTTATCCTTCTCTGCTCTGACGGCAACCGCACAAGCTCAAACACAGACAAGCCTACGCGCGCACTTGATCGCTGCACAGCTGCTCAGCGCGTGGAGCGCTAATACGCTGTGCTcgatgtctgtgtgtgcgtgtgtgtgcgtgtgtctgggCTTGCGCTCTCCGTGTGACTCGGCGTGTTGATGTGTGCTCCCTCGCCTCACTGTCTCTCAGGCcctcttctttgtttttttttcccatTATCAGTGCTCATTTTCCCCcgcctctctgtctgtcgcatgcgtgttgtgtgtgcacgtgcgtgacggtgtgcgcatgcacatgaGCCTTATGGGCTGCATCGTTCATGCGCACGGAAGGCTTTTCTCTCCGTCGatgcatatatacatgtatcTGTGTCTATGTATCTTTTTGGGCTTtcgtgggtggtggtggtggtgatggtgccgcGTTAAGAGCTATCcatttcgttttttttttggagtCGTTTCGTTCTCGATCTGTGTTTTGGTATGCACGTGTCGCGCTCAGCGAGAGAGCCCTGTCGCCCAGTGTGCATGGGCGAAACCTGTAGCTCAGCAGGgcaaaaggaagaaaaaaaagtaacgcgtgcctgcgcgtcggcttatgtgtgcgcgtgcgtgacaCCTCTCCAAACTTTGTGGAAGAGATCGATGCGCGGAGGTGTTGCGGCCTGACGACGCTTGCGTGTTGTTGTCTTTTGTCGTTTGCTGCTTGACCTTTGCGCTTAGCTGAGGGTGtgtcgtgctgctgcgatcTCAcacgctctccctccccctccccccaacgGCTCGATGTGACGGGTCTCATCAGCgctctttccctccttctttcctttcttcgcTTGTTTCGTCGCTCCTCGGTGGCGATTATTCTTTGCCGTTGTCGCGCTGTTTTTGGAGGTTGGCGTGCGCGTTTCTGTGTGCTCGGGTGTACTCGCTGCGCGTTGGATGTTGGTTTCATATCCCGCACCCgcccccctctttcttccttctccaTCGATGCCCGCGTTTCTGCCGCTGGCTGCAGCAGTGTattgtgtatgtgtgtgtgtgtcgtcaTTTTGCGCGCCGTGCCCGTCACCGGCGGTCCACCTACGCCCCCACCCACGGTGCGGTCGCTTTCACGGGCAGCTGTGTGGactgcgcgcacacaggtgTGTTTCCTCGTTTTGGGCAGGTGGTGGCTTTAGCAACAAGAAGCAaacagaaaggaaaaaaTGAAACCAACACGGTAgtagggagagggagggggggctaCATCACTGAGTGACAGGCGGCAAGGATGTCGTATCAGGCGGCCATCACGGTATCATTCGCCTGCCTTTGAGAGGTTGGAACGTATGTCGTAAAAGCAGAGAGGCAGCTGCGCTTGATCGGGGCCATTTTCAGCCCTGGTGTTGGTGTACGGGTGCCTATGCGAGACCTCGCACTGTTTTGAACCTTGGCCAACCTCTCCGACGCTGTTCCTGCTTCTTGTGTTAGCGGCGTGGGCACATGCTGCGTACTGTTCTGTAGAGCGgtgaggcgctgcgctgcgcctccctctgcactaccgtctctgtctgtctggTTGTTGCCCTTCCGTCGTCCTTTGAGCGATtatgcctttttttttcgcgcaTGCTCTGGTTCTACGTATGCACatgtgcatatatatatatatatataggtTTACATCTTATCATCCCCGCTTCTTTCCcatcctctccctctctgccgcctc from Leishmania infantum JPCM5 genome chromosome 11 includes:
- a CDS encoding putative protein transport protein Sec31, whose product is MRLKNTALCCAFAWSPAVLGNPPLLATASYSGAMDENFSSDAFLEIRLVDVKVTDDTELPVVGRVRLPDRAHRVDWSPYAGPQGIIGVSCGNGCVYIFSAAEVLAAGPNGGGEEVSDHPRGLLWMVREHAGSAVRGFHFNPSKPHFFATGADDGVWRVWTLQDGATGGVCAPTKVAVISNVPNSGAIVHLQWHPKYAHIFATATVNGVVNVWNLKMATRVTALNVSKASHGAQITAIAWNPTAATQLVVGLDDGHPVLQVWDLRTGVVPLREMSGHTGGITGLAWSEQESSMVASCGGDGRTMWWDPNTGKKLGELQPVGQYLVDVQWCPVLPAVIATSSFAPLLCVSTAQDVSSTGGDKLGAVPKWLNKPCGASVNMSLAVASLAPGTEHDIVLSSLNCVPMSPHTTEDQRMFERLAEFPRGSPERTQWLRDTHHELLAAFSSAQNSRQPILDFLNEGVASEKGGAGAGSGRPGEEDDDPFTAISHENQKRYEDRTSELIVSGKIEEAVDLCMDEHCFDDAFAIAFLSGGEMVRKVHQRYIAHVAAVSPQKRHVLYAGAIASGDFRPLIQANVPWKE
- a CDS encoding putative 60S ribosomal protein L28, with the translated sequence MSHSVDLQWILVRQNSRFLQKRGGIRMSNDPFNNNGNWTKRHCGFLNEKAAVVKPAKGGAICVTVKDGSSNNKPRQTYRKTVHAAGVRASDVSRAVAAVRPDLADVSFRRARRMACIASRTAKVAAARKARSEKIKFSRKSVRAKRH
- a CDS encoding putative protein transport protein Sec31, with product AAAEERRVRELQEQKQAQAQAQPIAPQQQQHQLERPPMPSHGTPQPPAMPPQTQYHVNPMAIPGQPQPPQSGYLPAAGYMPPMGAPAAASQPPQQPQHPPSLLPHKSATGGLPPPPGGSAPLRPPLMPGAGAAPPPPSHGPSVYGNATPVSNSVNGAPVAASPIGPHAPPAGGASMGMSASDTSPFSPSALPPSRTNPLPAAPNGVVGQPKPRLMPHPVSSYSSMRTPTTGAAPVAAAPPPPGPPSSSGAMASQASSQPGSLYSVTAPPTQPPATQSSPYQKGPPPPSQRSDAVFGGGAPSMMKPQPPPPVLPRPAMGSAPPPPPQSSASGAEYPASLLASVSPAQFASPLHGQLVQRLQQIIPAIADPRRRTAVEQAAVEVIRQLQQGMLPEELVHMLVHFCANAGTPSATQAWTQLAQRYAGAVQAFANLSYL
- a CDS encoding putative 60S ribosomal protein L28, whose product is MSHSVDLQWILVRQNSRFLQKRGGIRMSNDPFNNNGNWTKRHCGFLNEKAAVVKPAKGGAICVTVKDGSSNNKPRQTYRKTVHAAGVRASDVSRAVAAVRPDLADVSFRRARRMACIASRTAKVAAARKARSEKIKFSRKSVRAKRH